Proteins from a genomic interval of Cyclopterus lumpus isolate fCycLum1 chromosome 18, fCycLum1.pri, whole genome shotgun sequence:
- the LOC117747439 gene encoding U2 small nuclear ribonucleoprotein A', whose product MDHPTSGQHTQPSHTSSFQWLSLAHQSLTEIPYETILPQTDSLEVLDLSYNLLDDPYWNPALLDQLEKLSTLILDCNNYTSHIKFPYMTSVTTVCINKNRINNLPLFVEEIRRKFPNIKILSMMDNEAAPSYFNGGSLTQYKDYRQYVISQIPCLEILDDTEVLEKERVQARKTYRLQQSRHSSRKRKEDSSKKHTHMQTKT is encoded by the exons atGGATCATCCCACCTCAGGCCAACACACCCAACCCAGCCACACCTCGAGCTTTCAGTGGCTTTCTCTTGCTCACCAGAGCCTGACAGAAATCCCCTATGAAACCATTCTGCCACAGACAGACTCCCTGGAGGTGCTGGACCTGAGTTACAACCTGCTAGATGA TCCTTATTGGAACCCGGCTCTGCTGGACCAGCTGGAGAAGCTCAGCACTCTGATCCTGGACTGCAACAACTACACATCTCACATCAAGTTCCCCTACATGACCAGTGTCACCACCGTGTGCATCAACAAGAACCGGATCAACAATCTGCCGCTGTTTGTGGAAGAAATACGACGGAAGTTCCCGAACATAAA GATCCTCAGTATGATGGACAACGAGGCAGCACCGAGCTATTTCAATGGAGGAAGTCTGACCCAGTACAAAGACTACAG ACAGTATGTCATCAGTCAGATCCCATGCCTGGAGATTCTGGATGACACTGAGGtcctggagaaggagagagtccAGGCTAGAAAAACCTACAGGCTGCAGCAGAGCCgtcacagcagcaggaagaggaaggaggactcgtcaaagaaacacacacacatgcagacaaagACATAG